Proteins co-encoded in one Streptococcus ruminicola genomic window:
- a CDS encoding DUF4176 domain-containing protein, protein MMNEDLNTIFTKLLSENDALSDLVTDDLIQFGTYVGGQLDILRECYIAFCQNQESYVYQAFLGAPIEINFNYKEDNVIITRDKQYKITLSLENFLIFMGLIDLVYSKILPLGSVVELDTRLFPDQLREMFSHTPGAKVIITGRKLPVADSIGNYVVDYQAQLWPLGGFPPITPMTITNMMIGKVVARGYEDDYEKSFSQKLKQTQLQEKRLSTSFMTKNEAHAFLKKAGGGD, encoded by the coding sequence ATGATGAATGAAGATTTGAATACAATTTTTACTAAGCTTTTGTCAGAAAACGATGCGCTTTCTGACTTGGTAACAGATGACTTAATACAATTTGGGACATACGTTGGGGGACAATTAGATATTCTTAGAGAATGCTACATAGCTTTTTGTCAAAATCAAGAAAGCTACGTCTATCAAGCATTTTTAGGTGCCCCTATCGAAATAAACTTTAATTATAAAGAAGATAATGTTATTATCACACGTGATAAACAATATAAAATCACCCTGTCTTTGGAAAACTTTCTCATTTTTATGGGATTGATTGACTTAGTTTACAGCAAGATTCTCCCACTAGGAAGTGTTGTAGAACTTGATACGCGACTCTTTCCAGATCAACTCAGAGAGATGTTCTCACATACTCCTGGAGCAAAGGTGATTATCACAGGTCGCAAACTACCTGTTGCTGATAGTATCGGAAATTACGTCGTTGATTATCAAGCGCAGCTATGGCCGCTTGGCGGTTTCCCACCAATCACTCCAATGACAATCACAAACATGATGATTGGAAAGGTCGTTGCGCGTGGTTATGAAGACGACTACGAAAAATCATTTAGTCAAAAATTAAAACAAACACAGCTTCAAGAAAAACGTTTGTCAACGTCATTTATGACAAAAAACGAAGCTCATGCTTTCCTCAAAAAAGCTGGGGGAGGTGACTAG
- a CDS encoding YwqH-like family protein — protein MEKSFNDEAQRQKNNAVNRALAATFQQRANELQSTYNAKQEEIERLKAAKSSLKTAITSYKEVKKSINSTLVDNMDNANFKGSIRTTFDGHATTIVSDITSDISTHKANVDTLTNEIQKRQASQNSLSGLISAFNKSASDCLALIR, from the coding sequence ATGGAGAAGTCATTTAACGATGAAGCTCAAAGGCAGAAAAATAATGCTGTCAACCGTGCTCTCGCTGCTACTTTTCAGCAAAGAGCCAATGAACTTCAGTCGACCTACAATGCTAAGCAAGAAGAAATTGAGCGTTTAAAAGCCGCAAAATCTTCATTAAAAACTGCCATCACTTCTTACAAAGAAGTCAAAAAATCTATCAACTCAACCCTTGTTGATAATATGGATAATGCCAACTTCAAGGGAAGTATTCGAACAACATTTGATGGTCATGCAACAACGATTGTATCTGATATTACGTCAGACATCAGCACCCATAAAGCTAATGTGGACACATTGACTAACGAAATTCAAAAACGTCAAGCATCGCAAAATTCTCTCAGCGGTCTGATTAGCGCCTTTAATAAATCAGCTAGCGATTGCCTAGCTTTAATTCGTTGA
- a CDS encoding LacI family DNA-binding transcriptional regulator yields the protein MATLKDIAKLANVSSATVSRVLNKDKTLSVGEETRHRILTVAEELGYEKHKRSTNSNQERQKIAIVQWYSEQEELNDLYYYSIRIGLEKRAQELGYDVVRYFNNDILTISENVSGIIAIGKFSSEQINRLENLSKNLVFVDSDTLNAGHPCVTTDFDNAVVKVLDYFMQQGFTKIGMIAGEERTTDQKELIVDQRFRTFKNYAYENNLYNPDYVFVGDFSAPSGYALMKKAITELGDDLPQAFFVANDTLAIGALRALQEANISVPDRVSLISFNDTALTKQVFPALSSITVYTEEMGRTAVDILNHQLIKRHTVPTMTRLATTLTLRESTK from the coding sequence ATGGCTACATTAAAAGATATCGCAAAGCTAGCAAATGTCTCATCAGCGACCGTCTCACGAGTCCTTAACAAAGACAAAACCCTCTCCGTTGGTGAAGAAACAAGACACCGTATTTTAACCGTTGCTGAAGAGTTAGGTTATGAAAAACACAAACGCAGCACAAACAGCAACCAAGAACGTCAAAAAATCGCTATCGTGCAGTGGTACAGCGAACAAGAAGAGTTAAACGACCTTTACTACTACAGCATTCGTATCGGTCTTGAAAAACGCGCCCAAGAATTGGGCTACGATGTGGTTCGTTACTTTAATAACGATATTTTAACCATTTCAGAAAATGTCAGTGGCATTATTGCCATTGGTAAATTTTCTAGTGAACAAATTAACCGCCTCGAAAATCTTTCAAAAAATCTTGTCTTCGTTGATAGCGACACCTTAAATGCTGGTCATCCTTGTGTGACAACTGATTTTGATAATGCCGTTGTTAAAGTCCTTGACTACTTCATGCAACAAGGCTTTACAAAAATCGGTATGATTGCTGGTGAAGAACGTACGACTGACCAGAAAGAACTCATTGTCGACCAACGTTTCCGTACTTTTAAAAACTACGCTTACGAAAATAATCTTTACAACCCTGACTATGTCTTTGTCGGTGATTTTTCAGCGCCTTCAGGATATGCTTTGATGAAAAAAGCCATCACCGAACTAGGTGATGACCTTCCACAAGCTTTCTTTGTAGCAAACGACACCCTAGCCATTGGTGCCCTTCGTGCCCTTCAAGAAGCTAACATTTCCGTACCTGACCGCGTCAGCCTCATTTCTTTTAATGATACAGCCCTAACTAAGCAAGTCTTTCCTGCTTTATCAAGTATCACTGTTTATACCGAAGAAATGGGACGCACAGCCGTAGATATCTTAAATCATCAACTGATCAAACGTCATACCGTCCCAACCATGACACGACTCGCAACCACATTAACCCTTCGCGAAAGTACGAAATAA
- a CDS encoding galactokinase: MTITELKEAFAKVFGTEADATFFSPGRINLIGEHTDYNGGHVFPAAITLGTYGAARKRDDKLLRFYSANFDDLGIIEVSLDNLTFDKKDSWTNYPKGVIKFLQEAGHKIESGFELYVNGNIPNGSGLSSSASLELLVGIVAEELFDLKLDRLDLVKIGKQTENEFIGVNSGIMDQFAIGMGAEKQAIYLDTNTLEYDLVPLDLGDNVIVIMNTNKRRELADSKYNERRAECEKAVEEFNQVLDIKTLGELDLQSFDEYSYLIKDENRLKRARHAVWENQRTLQAKEALMAGEVEKFGRLVNASHVSLEHDYEVTGIELDTLAHTAWQQEGVLGARMTGAGFGGCGIAIVAKDKVDEFTKNVGQVYTETVGYAPAFYIAEIAGGSRVLSRK; the protein is encoded by the coding sequence ATGACTATTACAGAACTTAAAGAAGCCTTTGCTAAAGTATTTGGAACAGAAGCAGATGCAACATTTTTCTCACCTGGACGTATCAATTTAATTGGTGAACACACTGACTACAACGGTGGTCACGTATTCCCTGCAGCTATCACTCTTGGAACATACGGGGCAGCTCGTAAACGTGATGATAAACTTTTACGTTTTTATTCAGCAAACTTTGATGATTTAGGTATTATTGAAGTGTCACTTGATAATCTTACTTTTGATAAGAAAGATAGCTGGACAAATTATCCAAAAGGTGTCATTAAATTTTTGCAAGAAGCTGGACACAAGATTGAATCTGGTTTTGAGCTTTATGTTAATGGGAATATTCCAAATGGCTCTGGTTTGTCATCATCAGCTTCACTAGAGCTTTTAGTAGGGATTGTCGCTGAAGAATTATTCGACTTAAAATTAGACCGTTTGGATTTGGTAAAAATTGGTAAACAAACTGAAAATGAGTTTATCGGAGTGAACTCAGGAATCATGGACCAATTTGCTATTGGCATGGGAGCTGAAAAGCAAGCCATCTACCTTGATACCAATACTCTAGAATATGACCTTGTTCCTTTGGACCTTGGTGACAATGTCATTGTGATTATGAATACCAATAAACGTCGTGAGCTTGCTGATTCAAAATATAACGAACGTCGTGCAGAATGTGAAAAAGCAGTAGAAGAATTTAACCAAGTGCTTGATATCAAGACATTGGGTGAGCTTGATTTGCAAAGTTTTGACGAATATAGCTATCTTATTAAAGATGAAAATCGTCTCAAACGTGCCCGCCATGCTGTTTGGGAAAATCAACGTACCCTTCAAGCTAAAGAAGCTTTGATGGCAGGTGAAGTTGAAAAATTTGGTCGTTTGGTGAATGCCTCACATGTCTCACTTGAACATGATTATGAAGTAACAGGTATCGAACTTGATACCCTTGCTCACACTGCTTGGCAACAAGAAGGAGTCCTCGGAGCTCGTATGACAGGAGCAGGCTTCGGTGGCTGCGGTATTGCCATTGTTGCTAAAGATAAAGTTGATGAATTTACTAAAAACGTTGGGCAAGTTTACACTGAAACAGTTGGTTATGCGCCAGCTTTCTACATTGCTGAAATTGCTGGTGGTTCACGTGTCTTGTCTAGAAAATAA
- the galT gene encoding UDP-glucose--hexose-1-phosphate uridylyltransferase: MKLLDTFVAKVIEASDYTEDDMFYLRNRVLALVGEDGAEQETQETDLIALKEELVDLAVKNGKVGELMAEKDCLGAELMNFITPIPSQVNRRFWDTYAKSPQQAVADFYELSKRNDYIKVAAIAKNIAFTVPSQYGDIQITINLSKPEKDPKAIAAAKLAKASSYPKCQLCMENEGYQGRLNHPARANHRIIRLNLGDEKWGFQYSPYAYFNEHCIILNTEHVPMVISKDTFEQLLDIVDIFPGYFAGSNADLPIVGGSILTHNHYQGGRHVFPMEIAELDNEFHFKGYSDVTAGIVKWPMSVLRLRSQNKARLVELAEKIRLAWRDYSDASVDVVAYTGDTPHHTVTPIARKRDGQFELDIVLRDNHTTAEFPDGVYHPHADVQHIKKENIGLIEVMGLAILPPRLKNELLEVEKYLLNQYNEIAAYHKDWADEIKKRSDITTDSVHDIVQEEVGRVFVRVLEDAGVYKRDEKGKEAFMRFVNSVGLE; this comes from the coding sequence ATGAAACTTTTAGATACTTTTGTCGCTAAGGTAATTGAAGCAAGCGACTACACAGAAGATGATATGTTTTACTTGCGTAACCGTGTCCTAGCCCTTGTGGGTGAGGATGGAGCAGAGCAAGAAACGCAAGAAACAGATTTAATTGCTCTCAAAGAAGAGTTGGTTGACTTAGCTGTAAAAAATGGCAAAGTCGGCGAATTAATGGCAGAAAAAGATTGCTTGGGTGCTGAATTGATGAACTTCATCACACCAATCCCGAGTCAGGTGAATCGTCGTTTCTGGGACACTTATGCTAAATCTCCTCAACAAGCTGTCGCAGATTTTTACGAACTCAGCAAACGAAATGACTACATTAAAGTAGCTGCAATCGCCAAAAATATTGCTTTTACGGTGCCATCACAGTATGGCGATATTCAAATTACCATTAATTTATCAAAACCTGAAAAAGATCCCAAGGCCATTGCTGCAGCTAAGTTAGCCAAGGCATCTTCTTACCCAAAATGTCAGTTATGTATGGAAAACGAAGGCTATCAAGGACGCCTTAATCACCCAGCGCGTGCTAATCACCGTATCATTCGCTTAAATCTAGGTGATGAAAAATGGGGCTTCCAATATTCGCCTTATGCTTACTTCAATGAACATTGTATTATTTTAAATACTGAGCATGTTCCGATGGTTATCAGCAAAGATACCTTTGAACAGCTCTTAGATATTGTTGATATTTTCCCAGGTTACTTTGCTGGGTCAAATGCCGACTTGCCGATTGTTGGTGGGTCAATTTTAACTCACAATCACTACCAAGGAGGACGACATGTCTTTCCAATGGAAATAGCCGAGCTGGACAATGAATTTCATTTTAAAGGTTATTCAGATGTGACAGCAGGTATTGTCAAATGGCCAATGTCAGTGCTTCGTTTACGCAGTCAAAACAAGGCACGCTTGGTTGAGTTGGCTGAAAAAATTCGTTTGGCATGGCGCGATTATTCTGACGCGAGTGTTGATGTGGTGGCTTATACAGGCGATACGCCACACCACACAGTGACTCCGATTGCGCGCAAACGTGACGGTCAATTTGAACTGGATATTGTTCTTCGTGACAATCACACAACAGCTGAATTTCCGGACGGTGTTTATCATCCACATGCTGATGTGCAACACATTAAAAAGGAAAATATTGGACTAATTGAGGTAATGGGCTTAGCTATTTTGCCACCTCGTCTCAAAAATGAACTGCTAGAAGTTGAAAAATATCTTTTGAACCAGTATAATGAAATCGCTGCCTATCATAAGGATTGGGCAGATGAAATAAAAAAACGTTCGGATATCACGACTGATAGCGTACATGATATCGTACAAGAAGAAGTCGGCCGCGTTTTTGTTCGCGTTTTAGAAGATGCAGGTGTTTACAAACGTGATGAAAAAGGAAAAGAAGCCTTTATGCGCTTTGTGAACAGCGTGGGGTTAGAATAG
- the galE gene encoding UDP-glucose 4-epimerase GalE, with product MSILVLGGAGYIGSHMVDRLIEKGEEKVVVVDSLVTGHRAAVHPDATFYQGDLADQDFMRKVFTENPDIDAVIHFAAYSLVAESMEKPLKYFDNNTAGMIKLLEVMNEFGVKYIVFSSTAATYGIPDELPIKETTPQRPINPYGESKLMMETIMKWSDQAYGIKFVPLRYFNVAGAKPDGSIGEDHGPETHLLPIILQVAQGVREKIMIFGNDYNTPDGTNVRDYVHPFDLADAHLLAVKYLREGNPSTAFNLGSSTGFSNLQILEAARKVTGKEIPAELADRRPGDPDTLIASSDKAREILGWKPQFDDIEKIIASAWAWHSSHPNGYNDR from the coding sequence ATGTCAATTTTAGTGCTTGGTGGGGCTGGTTACATCGGCTCTCACATGGTTGATCGTTTAATTGAAAAAGGTGAAGAAAAAGTTGTTGTTGTCGATAGTTTGGTAACAGGACACCGTGCAGCGGTTCATCCTGATGCAACATTCTATCAAGGTGATCTTGCTGATCAAGATTTCATGCGCAAAGTCTTTACAGAAAATCCAGACATTGATGCTGTGATTCACTTTGCTGCTTATTCATTGGTTGCTGAATCAATGGAAAAACCACTTAAATATTTTGATAACAACACTGCTGGTATGATTAAATTGCTTGAAGTGATGAATGAATTTGGTGTTAAATACATTGTCTTCTCATCAACTGCAGCAACTTATGGTATCCCAGATGAACTTCCAATTAAGGAAACAACACCTCAACGTCCAATCAACCCATACGGTGAAAGTAAACTCATGATGGAAACAATCATGAAATGGTCTGATCAAGCTTACGGCATTAAATTTGTTCCACTTCGTTACTTTAACGTGGCTGGTGCTAAACCAGATGGTTCTATCGGTGAAGACCACGGTCCTGAAACACACTTGTTGCCAATTATCCTGCAAGTGGCACAAGGTGTTCGTGAAAAAATCATGATTTTCGGTAATGATTACAACACACCAGACGGCACAAATGTACGTGACTACGTTCACCCATTTGACTTGGCAGATGCTCATTTGCTTGCTGTTAAGTATCTTCGCGAAGGTAATCCATCAACAGCCTTTAACCTAGGTTCTTCCACTGGTTTTTCAAACCTTCAAATCCTTGAAGCAGCTCGTAAAGTAACGGGTAAAGAAATTCCTGCAGAACTTGCTGACCGTCGTCCTGGTGACCCAGATACCCTTATTGCGTCATCAGATAAAGCGCGTGAAATTCTTGGTTGGAAACCACAATTTGATGATATTGAAAAAATCATTGCTTCTGCTTGGGCATGGCATTCAAGTCATCCAAACGGATACAATGACCGTTAA
- a CDS encoding GNAT family N-acetyltransferase: MSIIKTPCLDKEQKLQVEALIKEVQTFDGTHRIPYLSNNLNFDQEMPAFFLAYEKNQLVGVLTVYADEPDEAELAILVHPNYRRLGYARELFRVFRETMKEYQLSFTVMSERAFLAKHPDVLANLGMTLEDDFEYWLSRQRKAYLLEKRDDLSVIKASREHLEAIADFQAKAFGDPYEVALRYAKEALVDETEKLYIVMKDDKVVASCTVDFSTTYNYLYGLVVAEGYRGQGIGTYFMKVLINSLLAENEKVFQIAVESDNLAAKRLYESLGFEEQTQVVYAKVTDASKLWEI; encoded by the coding sequence ATGTCAATAATTAAGACACCTTGTTTAGATAAAGAGCAAAAATTACAGGTAGAAGCATTAATCAAAGAAGTTCAGACTTTTGATGGGACTCACCGCATCCCGTATTTATCGAATAATCTCAATTTTGATCAGGAGATGCCAGCTTTCTTTTTAGCTTATGAGAAGAATCAACTTGTGGGGGTGTTGACAGTCTATGCTGATGAGCCAGACGAGGCAGAACTTGCTATTTTGGTTCACCCAAATTATCGACGTCTTGGATACGCTAGAGAATTGTTTCGTGTTTTCCGTGAAACCATGAAAGAGTATCAGTTGAGTTTTACAGTAATGTCGGAGCGAGCTTTCTTAGCAAAACACCCAGATGTGCTGGCTAATCTTGGCATGACTTTAGAAGATGATTTTGAGTATTGGCTTAGTCGACAACGAAAAGCCTATTTGCTTGAAAAGCGTGACGATTTGTCGGTCATCAAAGCTAGTAGAGAACACCTTGAAGCGATTGCAGACTTTCAAGCAAAAGCTTTTGGAGATCCTTATGAGGTTGCACTGCGCTATGCCAAAGAAGCTCTAGTTGATGAGACTGAAAAACTTTATATTGTGATGAAAGATGACAAAGTTGTTGCTTCTTGCACGGTGGATTTTAGCACGACTTACAATTACCTTTATGGCTTAGTAGTTGCCGAAGGCTACCGTGGTCAAGGGATTGGGACTTATTTTATGAAAGTGCTTATCAATAGCCTGTTAGCTGAAAATGAGAAGGTCTTTCAAATTGCGGTTGAATCAGATAATTTAGCAGCTAAACGTCTTTATGAAAGTTTAGGTTTTGAAGAACAAACGCAGGTTGTCTACGCTAAGGTGACTGACGCTAGTAAACTTTGGGAGATTTAA
- the yajC gene encoding preprotein translocase subunit YajC, with translation MPTVIMLLVMVGLIWFMQRSQKKQAQARQDQLKALQKGDEIVTIGGLYGVVDEVDTANQKMVLDIDGVYLTFELGALKRVVNRAEQEVVEAALVEEAVEEQAESAQDTAVESED, from the coding sequence ATGCCAACAGTTATTATGTTGCTCGTTATGGTTGGTTTGATTTGGTTCATGCAACGTTCTCAAAAGAAACAAGCACAAGCCCGTCAAGATCAACTTAAAGCATTGCAAAAAGGTGATGAAATTGTAACAATCGGTGGTCTTTATGGTGTCGTTGATGAAGTTGACACTGCTAACCAAAAAATGGTTTTGGACATCGATGGTGTTTATCTAACATTTGAACTTGGTGCTTTAAAACGTGTTGTAAACAGAGCTGAACAAGAAGTTGTTGAAGCTGCACTTGTTGAAGAAGCAGTCGAAGAACAAGCAGAATCAGCTCAAGATACTGCCGTTGAAAGCGAAGACTAA
- a CDS encoding isoprenyl transferase, translated as MFKFNFRKKKEAVSLDKIPNHIGIIMDGNGRWAKKRMQPRVMGHKAGMDALQEVTIASSELGVKVLTVYAFSTENWSRPEDEVKFIMNLPVEFFDKYVPELDANNVKVQVIGETNRLPKATFDAMKRACEQTKHNSGLILNFALNYGGRSEITEAVKNIAQEVLEAKISPDDITEDVISNHLMTNHLPYLYRDPDLIIRTSGELRLSNFLPWQSAYSEFYFTPVLWPDFKKDELIKAIAEYNQRHRRFGGI; from the coding sequence ATGTTTAAATTTAATTTTAGAAAAAAGAAAGAGGCTGTAAGCCTTGACAAGATTCCAAATCATATTGGAATTATCATGGATGGAAATGGCCGTTGGGCCAAAAAACGCATGCAGCCACGTGTCATGGGACACAAAGCTGGTATGGATGCTTTGCAGGAAGTGACGATTGCTAGTTCAGAACTTGGTGTAAAAGTTTTGACAGTTTATGCTTTCTCAACAGAAAACTGGTCACGACCCGAGGACGAAGTCAAATTCATTATGAACTTACCCGTTGAGTTCTTCGATAAATATGTCCCTGAATTGGACGCTAATAATGTCAAAGTTCAAGTTATCGGTGAGACAAATCGTTTGCCAAAAGCAACTTTTGATGCGATGAAACGTGCTTGCGAACAAACGAAGCATAATTCTGGTCTTATCTTGAATTTTGCGCTTAACTATGGTGGTCGTTCAGAAATTACAGAAGCGGTTAAAAATATTGCCCAAGAAGTGCTTGAAGCAAAAATCAGCCCAGATGATATTACAGAAGATGTGATTTCAAATCACTTGATGACGAATCACTTGCCGTACTTGTATCGTGATCCGGATTTGATTATTCGAACAAGTGGTGAACTTCGTCTTAGTAATTTTCTACCATGGCAATCAGCATATAGTGAATTTTACTTCACACCTGTTTTATGGCCTGATTTCAAAAAAGACGAGTTGATTAAGGCGATTGCTGAATACAATCAACGTCATCGCCGTTTTGGTGGAATCTAG
- a CDS encoding phosphatidate cytidylyltransferase: MKQRVIWGAIALLIMLPFLLHGGLAFQVFVGLLAMIGVAEMLRMKHLEFFSIEGVLSMLGAFVLTVPLDNYFTSLPIDSNFAVYGLLVFLLLAGTVINCDDYSFDDVSYPIAASLYVGIGFQNLVNARMGGLDKVLFALFIVWATDIGAYMIGRRFGQRKLMPKVSPNKTIEGSLGGIACAVVVSFIFMLIDKAVYAPHNLFVMLICVILFSIFGQFGDLVESAIKRHFGVKDSGKLIPGHGGILDRFDSMIFVFPIMHLFGLF; the protein is encoded by the coding sequence ATGAAACAACGTGTGATTTGGGGGGCGATTGCCCTATTGATTATGCTGCCGTTCTTGTTGCATGGGGGGCTTGCTTTCCAAGTTTTTGTAGGTCTTTTAGCAATGATTGGTGTAGCAGAAATGTTACGCATGAAACATCTCGAGTTCTTCTCAATTGAAGGTGTTTTATCAATGTTAGGTGCTTTTGTTTTAACAGTGCCTTTGGATAATTACTTTACATCGCTACCGATAGATTCTAACTTTGCCGTCTACGGGTTGTTGGTTTTCTTGCTTTTGGCAGGAACAGTTATCAATTGTGATGATTATTCATTCGATGATGTCTCTTATCCAATTGCAGCTAGCCTTTATGTGGGAATTGGTTTTCAAAACTTGGTCAATGCTCGTATGGGTGGCTTAGATAAAGTGCTCTTTGCTTTATTTATCGTATGGGCGACTGATATCGGTGCTTATATGATTGGTCGTCGCTTTGGTCAACGTAAATTGATGCCGAAGGTTTCTCCAAATAAAACTATCGAAGGTAGTCTTGGCGGGATTGCTTGCGCTGTTGTCGTTTCATTTATCTTTATGTTGATTGATAAAGCTGTTTACGCTCCGCATAATCTCTTTGTTATGTTAATTTGCGTTATTTTGTTTAGTATTTTTGGTCAATTCGGTGATTTGGTTGAAAGTGCGATTAAACGTCATTTTGGCGTTAAAGATTCTGGAAAACTGATTCCTGGTCATGGTGGTATCCTAGACCGCTTTGATTCAATGATTTTTGTTTTCCCAATTATGCATCTATTTGGTCTTTTCTAA
- the rseP gene encoding RIP metalloprotease RseP: MLGIITFIIVFGILVIVHEFGHLYFAKKSGILVREFSIGMGPKIFSHFDKEGTAYTFRILPLGGYVRMAGWGDDTTEIKTGTPASLSLNKDGLVTRINLSHKQLDNTALPMNVTSYDLEDKLEITGLVLDEQKTYKVHHDATIVEEDGTEIRIAPLDVQYQNATVWGRLMTNFAGPMNNFILGTLAFILLVFMQGGVPNPSTNAVRVTDGGAMQAAGVKNGDRVLAIGDYKVTNWSDLTEAVTKSTKNISKGDTISVKVKDKSGKVKTLAVKPVENHGSYLIGVSSALKTGFWDKITGGFQMSWQSAMLILNALKGIVSNFSLDKLGGPVAMYQASSQAASYGLTSVINLLAVLSINLGIVNLIPIPALDGGKILMNLIEIVRRKPLKQETETYVTLVGVVIMIILMVAVTWNDIMRVFF; this comes from the coding sequence ATGCTCGGAATTATAACGTTTATTATTGTTTTTGGAATCTTAGTTATTGTCCATGAATTTGGTCACTTATACTTTGCCAAAAAATCAGGCATTCTGGTGAGAGAATTTTCTATCGGGATGGGCCCGAAAATCTTTTCTCATTTTGATAAGGAAGGGACAGCTTACACCTTTCGTATCTTGCCTTTAGGTGGATATGTCCGTATGGCAGGCTGGGGTGATGATACCACTGAAATCAAGACAGGTACACCAGCTAGCTTGAGTTTGAACAAAGACGGACTTGTGACACGTATTAATCTATCACATAAACAGTTGGATAATACAGCTCTTCCTATGAATGTGACTTCTTATGATTTGGAAGATAAATTAGAAATCACAGGATTGGTTTTAGATGAGCAAAAGACATATAAAGTTCATCACGATGCCACAATCGTTGAAGAAGATGGCACAGAGATTCGCATTGCGCCCCTTGATGTGCAGTATCAAAATGCTACTGTCTGGGGACGTTTGATGACAAACTTTGCTGGTCCGATGAATAATTTTATTCTAGGAACGCTAGCTTTCATCTTACTTGTCTTTATGCAAGGCGGAGTCCCGAATCCCTCGACAAATGCTGTGCGAGTGACTGACGGTGGTGCCATGCAAGCTGCAGGCGTCAAAAATGGTGATAGAGTTTTAGCTATCGGTGATTATAAAGTCACAAACTGGTCTGATTTGACTGAAGCTGTAACTAAGTCGACTAAGAATATCTCAAAAGGCGACACTATCTCAGTCAAAGTCAAAGACAAATCAGGAAAGGTTAAAACACTTGCTGTAAAACCAGTTGAAAATCACGGAAGTTACCTTATCGGAGTTTCTTCAGCTTTGAAAACAGGCTTTTGGGACAAGATTACTGGTGGCTTCCAAATGTCTTGGCAAAGTGCCATGTTAATTTTGAATGCTTTGAAAGGCATTGTCTCAAACTTCAGCTTGGATAAACTTGGCGGTCCTGTTGCCATGTACCAAGCCTCAAGTCAAGCAGCTTCTTACGGATTGACATCGGTGATTAATTTGCTTGCTGTTTTGTCAATCAACCTTGGAATTGTGAACTTAATTCCAATTCCGGCTTTGGATGGCGGAAAAATCTTGATGAACCTTATTGAGATTGTACGTCGCAAACCACTCAAACAAGAAACAGAAACATATGTCACTCTAGTTGGGGTTGTCATCATGATTATTTTGATGGTAGCTGTGACTTGGAATGATATCATGCGAGTTTTCTTCTAA